In Mixophyes fleayi isolate aMixFle1 chromosome 4, aMixFle1.hap1, whole genome shotgun sequence, the following proteins share a genomic window:
- the RGMA gene encoding repulsive guidance molecule A isoform X1: MKPTRARVVVKARAGWMGMGRGAGPKALGLFKILTVFLCTFHTAVSSSCRILKCNSEFWSTTSNSHHHTGLEDSVEFCTALRTYAHCTRRTARFCRGDLAYHSAVHGIDDLMSQHNCSKDGPTSQPRVRTPPPWDSQERSDSPEICHYEKNFHRHSATPNYTHCGLFGDPHLRTFMDTFQTCKIQGAWPLIDNNYLNVQVTNTPVHSGSTATATSKITIIFKNFQECVDQKVYQAEMDELPAAFADGSKNGGDKSGANSLKIIEKVAGQHIEIQAKYIGTTIVVRQVGHYLTFAVRMPEEVVNAVEDKENQGLYLCLQGCPQNQQIDFRTFHSQTPETGPRRQGAVSNGASFTPQMAGAKCKEKLPVEDLYFQSCVFDLLTTGDVNFTLAAYYAFEDVKLLHSNKDKIHLYERTTDLGPGNAAPRLGLEITKLLVTFVFCVSLLL; encoded by the exons CAGTCAGCTCATCGTGTAGAATTCTGAAGTGTAATTCCGAATTCTGGTCGACGACATCAAACTCCCATCACCACACGGGGTTAGAGGACTCGGTGGAGTTTTGCACAGCACTTCGGACCTACGCTCATTGCACACGCCGCACTGCCCGTTTTTGTAGAGGAGACTTGGCTTACCATTCGGCTGTCCATGGCATCGATGACCTGATGAGTCAGCACAACTGCTCCAAAGATGGCCCCACCTCACAGCCGCGTGTACGCACCCCGCCTCCATGGGACAGCCAGGAGAGATCTGACAGCCCTGAGATTTGTCATTACGAAAAGAATTTCCACCGACACTCTGCAACCCCTAACTACACCCATTGTGGTCTCTTTGGGGACCCCCATCTTAGGACGTTTATGGACACTTTCCAGACCTGCAAAATACAAGGCGCTTGGCCTCTCATAGACAATAATTACTTGAATGTGCAAGTCACCAACACTCCGGTACATTCAGGATCAACTGCAACTGCTACAAGCAAG ATAACAATAATCTTCAAGAACTTCCAGGAATGTGTTGATCAGAAAGTTTACCAGGCTGAGATGGACGAGCTACCTGCAGCTTTCGCAGATGGGTCAAAGAATGGTGGCGACAAGAGTGGAGCCAACAGCTTGAAAATTATTGAGAAGGTGGCTGGGCAGCACATAGAGATTCAAGCCAAATACATTGGAACTACCATAGTGGTTCGGCAAGTGGGTCACTATCTGACCTTTGCAGTACGTATGCCTGAGGAGGTGGTGAATGCGGTGGAGGACAAAGAAAACCAAGGACTCTATCTGTGCCTCCAGGGTTGTCCTCAGAATCAGCAAATTGACTTTAGAACCTTTCACTCCCAAACCCCAGAAACTGGACCTCGGAGACAAGGGGCGGTTTCCAATGGCGCATCATTCACCCCGCAAATGGCGGGAGCCAAGTGCAAAGAGAAGCTGCCAGTTGAGGACCTTTACTTTCAGTCCTGTGTGTTCGACCTTCTTACTACAGGAGATGTGAATTTCACTCTAGCTGCTTATTATGCCTTTGAGGATGTGAAGTTATTACACTCCAACAAGGACAAAATCCATCTGTATGAAAGGACCACGGACTTGGGGCCTGGAAATGCAGCTCCTCGATTAGGCCTGGAGATAACCAAGCTCCTTGTgacttttgtgttttgtgtttcatTGTTGCTGTAA
- the RGMA gene encoding repulsive guidance molecule A isoform X2 — MKPTRARVVVKARAGWMGMGRGAGPKALGLFKILTVFLCTFHTVSSSCRILKCNSEFWSTTSNSHHHTGLEDSVEFCTALRTYAHCTRRTARFCRGDLAYHSAVHGIDDLMSQHNCSKDGPTSQPRVRTPPPWDSQERSDSPEICHYEKNFHRHSATPNYTHCGLFGDPHLRTFMDTFQTCKIQGAWPLIDNNYLNVQVTNTPVHSGSTATATSKITIIFKNFQECVDQKVYQAEMDELPAAFADGSKNGGDKSGANSLKIIEKVAGQHIEIQAKYIGTTIVVRQVGHYLTFAVRMPEEVVNAVEDKENQGLYLCLQGCPQNQQIDFRTFHSQTPETGPRRQGAVSNGASFTPQMAGAKCKEKLPVEDLYFQSCVFDLLTTGDVNFTLAAYYAFEDVKLLHSNKDKIHLYERTTDLGPGNAAPRLGLEITKLLVTFVFCVSLLL, encoded by the exons TCAGCTCATCGTGTAGAATTCTGAAGTGTAATTCCGAATTCTGGTCGACGACATCAAACTCCCATCACCACACGGGGTTAGAGGACTCGGTGGAGTTTTGCACAGCACTTCGGACCTACGCTCATTGCACACGCCGCACTGCCCGTTTTTGTAGAGGAGACTTGGCTTACCATTCGGCTGTCCATGGCATCGATGACCTGATGAGTCAGCACAACTGCTCCAAAGATGGCCCCACCTCACAGCCGCGTGTACGCACCCCGCCTCCATGGGACAGCCAGGAGAGATCTGACAGCCCTGAGATTTGTCATTACGAAAAGAATTTCCACCGACACTCTGCAACCCCTAACTACACCCATTGTGGTCTCTTTGGGGACCCCCATCTTAGGACGTTTATGGACACTTTCCAGACCTGCAAAATACAAGGCGCTTGGCCTCTCATAGACAATAATTACTTGAATGTGCAAGTCACCAACACTCCGGTACATTCAGGATCAACTGCAACTGCTACAAGCAAG ATAACAATAATCTTCAAGAACTTCCAGGAATGTGTTGATCAGAAAGTTTACCAGGCTGAGATGGACGAGCTACCTGCAGCTTTCGCAGATGGGTCAAAGAATGGTGGCGACAAGAGTGGAGCCAACAGCTTGAAAATTATTGAGAAGGTGGCTGGGCAGCACATAGAGATTCAAGCCAAATACATTGGAACTACCATAGTGGTTCGGCAAGTGGGTCACTATCTGACCTTTGCAGTACGTATGCCTGAGGAGGTGGTGAATGCGGTGGAGGACAAAGAAAACCAAGGACTCTATCTGTGCCTCCAGGGTTGTCCTCAGAATCAGCAAATTGACTTTAGAACCTTTCACTCCCAAACCCCAGAAACTGGACCTCGGAGACAAGGGGCGGTTTCCAATGGCGCATCATTCACCCCGCAAATGGCGGGAGCCAAGTGCAAAGAGAAGCTGCCAGTTGAGGACCTTTACTTTCAGTCCTGTGTGTTCGACCTTCTTACTACAGGAGATGTGAATTTCACTCTAGCTGCTTATTATGCCTTTGAGGATGTGAAGTTATTACACTCCAACAAGGACAAAATCCATCTGTATGAAAGGACCACGGACTTGGGGCCTGGAAATGCAGCTCCTCGATTAGGCCTGGAGATAACCAAGCTCCTTGTgacttttgtgttttgtgtttcatTGTTGCTGTAA